The Deltaproteobacteria bacterium genome includes a window with the following:
- a CDS encoding DUF2110 family protein, whose amino-acid sequence MREITILEKIYRNHRDAKRSLMKILDDLLEIDARVTSVSTTTRQWAKITLEGPDEEAAEKYLESQYGRTCTLREIGEGDIRRGKITDLGRIGYGVYVDIGVLDGEGRPIDALLPSFALRKQMGVKGSISVRRLSKSLGLTDYLPLDIRILKIDREKEEIEARLTNAQARHLGRGRHRFYVCGETRRKIKNALQRTGNSPKIVRIRRLGLLESEVQCSKEVDPLELVRQIGPLINAQITVPRGL is encoded by the coding sequence ATGAGAGAGATCACGATACTTGAGAAGATATATCGCAACCACCGCGACGCCAAGAGGAGCCTAATGAAGATACTGGACGACCTCCTGGAGATAGATGCCCGCGTGACCTCCGTGTCCACGACGACGAGGCAGTGGGCCAAAATAACCTTGGAGGGACCTGACGAGGAGGCCGCGGAGAAATACCTCGAGTCACAGTACGGAAGAACATGCACGCTCCGAGAGATCGGGGAGGGCGACATAAGGCGCGGGAAGATCACCGATCTGGGCAGGATCGGCTACGGGGTCTACGTTGACATAGGGGTTCTGGATGGGGAGGGCCGTCCCATAGATGCCCTTTTGCCCTCCTTCGCCCTGAGGAAGCAAATGGGTGTGAAGGGAAGCATCTCCGTTCGAAGGCTCTCCAAATCCCTTGGGCTCACGGACTACCTTCCCCTCGACATCCGGATACTCAAGATAGATAGGGAGAAAGAGGAGATAGAGGCCAGGCTCACCAACGCCCAGGCAAGACACCTGGGAAGGGGAAGGCACAGGTTCTACGTCTGCGGCGAGACCAGGAGAAAGATTAAAAACGCCCTTCAGAGAACCGGGAACTCACCCAAGATCGTGAGGATTCGGAGGCTCGGCCTCCTGGAGAGCGAGGTGCAATGCTCCAAAGAGGTGGATCCTCTCGAGCTTGTCCGTCAAATCGGACCATTGATAAACGCGCAGATAACCGTCCCCCGGGGCCTGTAG
- a CDS encoding HD domain-containing protein, which produces MRPSKAEVLALLRQLGTPPPVIGHVIKVEKTARRIAGDISNNGATIDLELVTLGALLHDVGRSQTHGLDHGVIGGRIVRESPVFAELFDEKDREALARICERHIGGGIPARDAAEAGLPERDFLPETLEEKIIAHADNLVWNGVLTVEESRRAFERRFGPDSPVVKRIVKLSEEIQRLAGRGNERDHDT; this is translated from the coding sequence ATGAGACCTTCCAAGGCAGAGGTACTTGCCCTTCTCCGCCAGCTGGGCACCCCTCCCCCCGTCATAGGACATGTCATCAAGGTCGAGAAGACGGCCCGGAGAATCGCCGGTGACATATCCAACAACGGGGCGACCATCGACCTAGAACTCGTTACCCTCGGTGCCCTCCTTCACGATGTGGGGAGAAGCCAGACGCATGGTCTCGACCACGGGGTCATCGGGGGCCGAATCGTCAGGGAAAGCCCGGTCTTCGCGGAGCTCTTCGACGAGAAGGACCGCGAGGCTCTGGCCAGGATCTGTGAAAGACATATCGGAGGCGGCATACCAGCGAGGGATGCCGCAGAGGCCGGACTACCAGAAAGGGATTTCTTACCGGAAACCTTGGAGGAGAAGATCATAGCCCATGCCGACAACCTGGTCTGGAACGGTGTTCTAACGGTGGAGGAGAGTCGAAGGGCCTTTGAGAGGAGATTCGGCCCGGACAGCCCGGTGGTGAAGCGAATCGTTAAGCTGTCCGAGGAGATACAACGCTTGGCGGGAAGAGGGAATGAGAGAGATCACGATACTTGA